One region of Polaribacter pectinis genomic DNA includes:
- a CDS encoding MarR family winged helix-turn-helix transcriptional regulator: MKEKQVHIDFENSIGPWLGRTGKIVDYFIQESFKLNNLDLTKEQMIVLKKLNDQDGLNQNELAFLTLRNKSSLTRLLTKMEGKKYIFRKQSKEDKRIKNVYLTEFGKEVFENTKPVIQNIISTMEQDITVEEKQQIIKIFKKIQTNFCSTAEHI, encoded by the coding sequence GTGAAAGAAAAGCAAGTACATATCGATTTTGAAAATTCTATTGGGCCTTGGTTGGGTAGAACTGGTAAAATAGTAGATTATTTTATTCAGGAATCGTTTAAATTAAACAATCTAGATCTTACAAAAGAACAAATGATAGTTCTTAAAAAATTAAATGATCAAGACGGTTTAAATCAAAACGAATTGGCTTTTTTAACGTTAAGAAATAAGTCTTCATTAACGCGTTTGCTTACTAAAATGGAAGGTAAAAAGTATATTTTTAGAAAACAAAGCAAAGAAGATAAGCGAATTAAAAATGTGTACTTAACGGAATTCGGAAAAGAGGTTTTTGAAAACACCAAGCCGGTTATTCAAAATATAATATCTACAATGGAGCAAGATATAACTGTAGAAGAAAAACAACAAATAATAAAAATATTTAAAAAAATACAAACTAATTTCTGCTCAACAGCAGAACACATTTAA
- a CDS encoding efflux RND transporter periplasmic adaptor subunit, whose protein sequence is MRKIILAILGVLAIVAAVLVGNYIVEKNQKPKPKFKKQIKTVFVKEVENKEIPIILAASGNLTAKSKIDIFSEVQGIFKPSNKAFKAGTKYYRGETLLSINSDEFYASLQSQKSSLYNLLTSIMPDIRLDYPGEFSKWENYLKGFDINKSTPKLPKFSTDKEKYFISGRGILTAYYNVKNLEVRNSKHRIRAPFSGILTEALVSPGTLVRVGQKLGEFIDPSIYEMEVSVNAEFADLLKVGNTVALSNLEKSKKYTGKVVRVNGRVDQVSQTIKAFIDVKHPDLKEGMFLEADLVAKSESEAIEISRKLLVDNAAVYTVKNDSILTLVNVNPVYFGAENVVIKGLNNNDKILTQTLPGAFDGMIVKINKNK, encoded by the coding sequence ATGAGAAAAATAATTTTAGCTATTCTTGGGGTTTTAGCTATTGTTGCTGCTGTTTTAGTAGGTAACTACATTGTAGAAAAAAACCAAAAACCGAAACCGAAGTTTAAAAAACAGATAAAAACTGTTTTTGTTAAAGAAGTAGAAAATAAAGAAATTCCTATTATTCTAGCTGCGAGTGGAAACTTAACTGCTAAAAGTAAAATAGATATTTTTTCTGAAGTACAAGGAATCTTTAAGCCTTCTAATAAAGCATTTAAAGCCGGAACAAAATACTATAGAGGAGAAACTTTATTAAGTATAAATAGCGATGAATTTTACGCAAGTCTGCAATCTCAAAAAAGTAGTTTATACAATTTGTTAACTTCTATTATGCCAGATATACGTTTAGATTATCCAGGTGAATTTAGTAAATGGGAAAACTATTTAAAAGGTTTCGATATTAATAAATCAACTCCAAAATTACCTAAATTTTCAACAGATAAAGAGAAATATTTTATTTCTGGAAGAGGAATTTTAACAGCATATTACAATGTTAAAAATTTAGAAGTTAGAAATTCTAAACATCGAATTAGAGCTCCTTTTTCTGGAATTTTAACAGAAGCTTTGGTAAGTCCTGGAACGTTGGTTAGAGTTGGACAAAAATTAGGTGAGTTTATAGACCCAAGTATTTATGAAATGGAAGTTTCTGTTAATGCAGAATTTGCAGATTTGCTAAAAGTGGGTAACACAGTAGCATTGTCTAATTTAGAAAAATCTAAAAAATATACTGGAAAAGTAGTTCGTGTAAATGGTAGAGTAGATCAAGTTTCGCAAACCATTAAAGCTTTTATCGATGTAAAACATCCAGATCTAAAAGAAGGTATGTTTTTAGAAGCAGATTTAGTGGCAAAATCAGAAAGCGAAGCTATAGAAATTTCAAGAAAATTATTGGTTGATAATGCAGCAGTTTATACAGTTAAAAACGATAGTATTTTAACGTTGGTAAATGTAAACCCAGTTTATTTTGGAGCAGAAAATGTGGTGATAAAAGGGTTGAATAATAACGATAAAATTTTAACACAAACCTTACCAGGAGCTTTTGATGGAATGATTGTGAAAATTAATAAAAATAAGTAA
- a CDS encoding efflux RND transporter permease subunit, whose translation MKKIITYFIKYHVAVNVIVFAFFVFGAIGALSMKSSFFPLVDSQLIRISLAYPGASPAEMEEGVVLKIEDNLKGIVGVERVTSVSKENSASVNVELEKGKNIDIVLSDVKNAVDRVPSFPSGMEPPVIAKVESIRPTISFTISGDNVSLKSLKQYARNVENDIRGIEGISQVQISGFPEEEIEIAVRENDLRAYNLSFTEVANAVRNSNILITGGNIKTTDEDYLIRASNRSYYGIELQNLIVRTETNGNIIRLKDIAELRDTWSENPDRLYYNGNLAIDITVSNTNNEDLITSADNIKEYIHKYNQQQQNVQLSVTSDRSITLNGRTKLLIENGVVGILLVLFFLALFLNVRLAIWVAFGLPVAFLGMFIFAAQFDVTINVLSLFGMIIVIGILVDDGIVIGENIYHHYYDLGKTKVQAAIDGTMEVIPPIVSAILTTIIAFSTFFFVDGRIGSFFGEVSTIVLLTLSVSLVEALIILPAHIAHSKALDRKKLENGEDKKTNKFDAFFTKINRGADKYLGKFRDNYYVPFLKFSLNNKIFVFCLFIATLLISFSALQGGIIKSSFFPRVASDRIQISLNMPQGTNERITDSVISLIEEKVWIVNKEYSEKQSGDEDVVENVIKRVGPGSANATLDVNLLPGETRDFSSPEITNAIQKLVGKVYGVESLVFGSGGNFGGSPVAVSLLGNNITELKAVKDELKETLENNPLLKDVTDNDPAGIKEIKISLKDNAYLLGLNLQSIMAQIRYGFFGFQAQRFQRGQDEIKVWVRYDKKDRSSINDLDDMRIITPTGTRVPFSEIATYTIERGDIAINHLEGKREIQISADLKDLETSETEILDNIKNNIMPEILSKYPTVSPLYEGQNREAKKTTDSVNLVAPIILMLIYIVIAFTFRSYSQPILLIIMIPFSMIGVIWGHYIHNFSIGILSFLGIIALIGIMVNDGLVLIGKFNSNLKDGLKFEDALIKAGQSRFRAIFLTTLTTIAGLAPLIFEKSRQAQFLIPMAISIAYGIAIATILTLIMLPMMLSASNTLKVKIKWLKTDRDITKEEVERAIIEANYDDGSTTEIESNKENYESLESNYKKDENE comes from the coding sequence ATGAAAAAGATAATTACCTATTTTATAAAATACCATGTTGCAGTTAACGTAATTGTTTTTGCATTTTTCGTCTTTGGAGCCATTGGAGCTTTAAGTATGAAATCTTCCTTTTTCCCATTGGTAGATTCACAATTAATTAGAATTTCTTTAGCGTATCCTGGAGCTTCTCCTGCAGAAATGGAAGAAGGAGTTGTACTTAAAATTGAAGATAATTTAAAAGGAATTGTTGGTGTAGAAAGAGTTACTTCAGTTTCTAAAGAAAATTCTGCTAGCGTAAATGTAGAATTAGAAAAAGGAAAAAATATAGATATTGTTTTATCGGATGTTAAAAATGCAGTGGATAGAGTACCGTCTTTTCCTTCAGGAATGGAACCACCAGTTATTGCAAAGGTAGAAAGTATAAGACCAACGATTAGTTTTACAATTAGTGGAGATAATGTTTCTTTAAAATCGTTAAAACAATACGCAAGAAATGTAGAAAATGATATTCGTGGTATAGAAGGAATATCTCAAGTACAAATTTCTGGTTTTCCAGAAGAAGAAATAGAAATTGCAGTTCGTGAAAACGATTTAAGAGCTTATAATTTATCTTTTACAGAAGTAGCAAATGCAGTTAGAAATTCGAATATTTTAATTACTGGAGGTAATATTAAAACAACGGACGAAGATTATTTAATTCGCGCCAGCAATCGCTCTTATTACGGAATTGAACTTCAGAATTTAATTGTTAGAACAGAAACAAATGGAAATATAATTCGTCTAAAAGACATAGCGGAACTAAGAGATACATGGTCCGAAAATCCTGATAGATTATATTATAATGGAAATTTAGCCATCGATATTACAGTTAGTAATACCAATAATGAAGATTTAATTACTTCTGCAGATAATATTAAAGAATACATTCATAAATATAACCAACAACAGCAAAATGTCCAGTTAAGTGTTACAAGTGATAGAAGTATTACTTTAAATGGAAGAACAAAATTATTAATAGAAAATGGTGTTGTAGGAATCCTGTTAGTACTTTTCTTTTTAGCACTTTTCTTAAACGTTCGTTTAGCGATTTGGGTAGCTTTTGGTTTGCCAGTTGCATTTTTAGGGATGTTTATTTTTGCGGCTCAATTTGATGTTACGATTAATGTTTTATCATTATTCGGAATGATTATCGTAATTGGTATTTTGGTAGATGATGGAATTGTTATTGGAGAAAACATTTATCATCATTATTACGATTTAGGCAAAACAAAAGTGCAAGCTGCCATAGATGGAACCATGGAAGTAATTCCGCCAATTGTATCTGCAATTTTAACTACAATTATTGCTTTTTCTACCTTCTTTTTTGTGGATGGTAGAATAGGAAGTTTTTTTGGTGAAGTTTCAACAATTGTACTCTTAACATTATCTGTTTCTTTAGTAGAAGCCTTAATTATTTTGCCAGCACACATTGCGCATTCTAAAGCTTTAGATAGAAAAAAGTTAGAAAATGGCGAAGATAAAAAGACCAATAAATTCGATGCTTTTTTTACTAAAATAAATAGAGGTGCAGACAAGTATTTAGGTAAATTTAGGGACAATTATTACGTTCCGTTTTTAAAATTCTCTTTAAATAATAAAATTTTCGTTTTCTGTCTTTTTATAGCAACCTTATTAATCAGTTTTTCTGCGTTACAAGGTGGTATTATTAAAAGTTCATTTTTTCCAAGAGTTGCCAGTGATCGAATTCAGATTTCACTAAATATGCCACAAGGAACCAATGAAAGAATTACAGATTCTGTAATTTCTTTAATTGAAGAAAAAGTATGGATTGTAAATAAAGAATATTCAGAAAAGCAAAGTGGAGACGAAGATGTTGTAGAAAACGTAATTAAAAGAGTGGGTCCAGGAAGTGCAAATGCAACTTTAGATGTAAATCTTTTACCAGGAGAAACGCGAGATTTTTCTTCACCGGAAATTACAAATGCAATTCAGAAATTAGTTGGAAAAGTATATGGAGTAGAAAGTTTGGTTTTTGGTTCTGGAGGTAATTTTGGTGGAAGTCCTGTTGCAGTTTCTTTATTAGGAAATAATATTACAGAATTAAAAGCAGTAAAAGACGAGCTAAAAGAAACCTTGGAAAACAATCCTTTATTAAAAGATGTTACCGATAACGATCCTGCAGGAATTAAAGAAATAAAAATATCTTTAAAAGACAATGCGTATTTATTAGGGTTGAATTTGCAAAGTATTATGGCGCAAATTAGATATGGTTTCTTTGGTTTTCAGGCACAACGTTTTCAGCGTGGACAAGACGAAATTAAAGTTTGGGTTCGTTACGACAAAAAAGACAGATCTTCTATTAACGATTTAGACGATATGCGAATTATTACGCCAACAGGCACAAGAGTTCCATTTTCTGAAATTGCAACCTATACAATAGAAAGAGGAGATATTGCAATAAACCATTTAGAAGGAAAGCGTGAAATTCAAATTTCTGCAGATTTAAAAGATTTAGAAACGAGTGAAACCGAGATTTTAGATAATATTAAAAATAATATTATGCCAGAAATCTTGTCTAAATATCCAACAGTTTCCCCTTTATATGAAGGCCAAAATAGAGAAGCTAAAAAAACGACAGACTCTGTAAATTTAGTTGCGCCAATTATTTTAATGCTGATTTATATTGTAATTGCATTCACATTCCGTTCTTATAGTCAGCCAATTTTATTAATAATAATGATACCTTTTAGTATGATTGGTGTTATTTGGGGCCATTACATTCATAATTTCTCCATCGGAATTTTATCCTTTTTAGGAATTATTGCCCTCATAGGAATTATGGTAAATGATGGTTTGGTTTTAATAGGGAAATTCAACAGTAATTTAAAAGATGGTTTAAAATTTGAAGATGCTTTAATAAAAGCTGGTCAATCTCGTTTTAGAGCAATTTTCTTAACTACATTAACTACAATTGCAGGTTTAGCGCCATTAATTTTCGAAAAAAGTAGACAAGCACAATTTTTAATTCCGATGGCAATTTCAATTGCTTATGGTATTGCAATTGCCACTATTTTAACGTTGATAATGTTACCAATGATGTTATCTGCTTCCAACACTTTAAAAGTGAAAATTAAATGGCTTAAAACAGATAGAGATATTACAAAAGAAGAAGTAGAAAGAGCTATTATAGAAGCAAATTACGATGATGGAAGTACTACAGAAATCGAATCTAATAAAGAAAATTACGAAAGTTTAGAGTCTAACTATAAAAAAGATGAAAATGAATAA
- a CDS encoding TolC family protein: MNKKAILFLLCLATLNSFSQEILTKKEALAITLENNFGIKIANNNIEVSKNNTSIYNTGFLPTASISSGVNYRRDNQTINRQDGTSTSVDGAVTKSYNASLNVNYTIFDGLGRKYNYQQLKETYNLTELQAKETIENTYLQLFTTYFQIARLSENTSNLKEALTISKSRLERAKYQYEYGQSTRLELLNAEVDVNNDSITLINANQQLSNAKRGLNIVLGVEKEVNYVVETDVDFIEMMNFSELQQKTIANNTTLKQNQKNIAISEFNIKINKANYLPTLGLNTSYGWNKSENPATSFLAGSTSNGLNAGLSLSWNLFDGGSTKTRVANAKIALENQQILLEQQKVTIENNLKNTWENYNNQLFILKAQEKNVQTTQNNFDRTQERYKLGQVTSIEFRQAQINLINSKTAFNNAKFDAKLIELQLLQLSGDILNVDF, from the coding sequence ATGAATAAAAAAGCAATACTATTTCTTCTTTGTTTAGCAACTTTAAATAGTTTTTCACAAGAAATTTTAACAAAGAAAGAAGCATTAGCAATTACGTTAGAAAATAACTTCGGAATTAAAATTGCAAACAATAATATAGAAGTTTCTAAAAATAACACAAGTATTTATAATACTGGTTTTTTGCCAACAGCTTCAATTTCTTCTGGCGTAAATTATAGGAGAGATAACCAAACAATTAATCGCCAAGATGGAACATCTACAAGTGTAGATGGTGCTGTTACAAAATCGTATAATGCATCTTTAAATGTAAACTATACTATTTTCGATGGTTTAGGTAGAAAATACAATTATCAGCAATTAAAAGAAACCTATAATTTAACAGAGTTACAAGCAAAAGAAACTATTGAAAACACCTATTTACAGTTGTTTACAACCTATTTTCAAATTGCAAGGTTATCTGAAAATACATCAAATTTAAAAGAGGCATTAACTATTTCTAAAAGTAGATTAGAGCGTGCTAAATATCAATATGAATATGGGCAATCTACCAGATTAGAGTTGCTAAATGCAGAGGTAGATGTTAATAATGATAGCATAACTCTAATAAACGCCAACCAGCAATTAAGCAATGCAAAACGTGGATTAAATATTGTTTTAGGTGTAGAAAAAGAAGTAAATTATGTGGTAGAAACAGATGTAGATTTTATTGAAATGATGAATTTTAGCGAACTTCAACAAAAGACTATTGCAAATAATACAACTTTAAAACAGAACCAAAAAAACATTGCTATTAGCGAGTTTAACATCAAAATAAACAAGGCTAACTATTTACCAACTTTGGGTTTAAATACTTCTTATGGATGGAATAAAAGTGAAAACCCAGCAACTTCGTTTTTAGCAGGATCTACTTCAAATGGTTTAAATGCAGGTTTAAGTTTATCTTGGAATTTGTTCGATGGTGGAAGCACAAAAACAAGAGTTGCCAATGCCAAAATAGCTTTAGAGAATCAGCAAATTTTGTTAGAACAACAAAAAGTTACTATAGAAAATAACCTAAAAAATACTTGGGAGAATTATAACAACCAATTATTTATTTTGAAAGCACAAGAAAAAAACGTGCAAACCACGCAAAATAATTTCGATAGAACTCAAGAACGTTATAAGTTAGGTCAAGTAACTTCTATAGAGTTTAGACAAGCACAAATTAATTTAATCAATTCTAAAACAGCATTTAATAATGCAAAGTTCGATGCTAAATTAATTGAATTACAATTGCTACAATTAAGTGGAGATATTTTAAATGTAGATTTCTAA
- a CDS encoding Crp/Fnr family transcriptional regulator — MTNRLQTNFGYLFQEELIKEIEVIGIPKTFSAETIIIEIDDFIKSMPLLLSGAIKILREDENGEELVLYYLEKGDTCAMTLSCCMGQTKSKIRAIAETDVELIMLPKEKMTAWLSKYTSWQSFILQSYHNRVEELLTAVDTIAFLKMDERIFKYLKDKAMVNQNDHLTVTHKEISEDLHTSRVVVSRLLKKLENERKIKLFRNSIHVLEL, encoded by the coding sequence ATGACAAACAGATTACAAACTAATTTCGGGTATCTTTTTCAAGAAGAATTAATTAAAGAAATAGAAGTAATTGGTATTCCAAAAACGTTTTCTGCGGAAACTATTATCATTGAAATTGACGATTTTATAAAATCGATGCCTTTACTTTTATCAGGAGCTATTAAAATTCTTCGAGAAGATGAAAATGGAGAAGAATTAGTACTTTATTATTTAGAAAAAGGAGATACTTGTGCCATGACTTTGTCTTGCTGTATGGGCCAAACTAAAAGCAAAATTAGAGCTATTGCAGAGACAGATGTAGAATTAATAATGTTGCCTAAAGAGAAGATGACAGCTTGGTTAAGCAAATACACTTCTTGGCAATCTTTTATTCTACAAAGCTACCATAATAGAGTAGAAGAACTTTTAACTGCTGTAGACACAATTGCTTTCCTTAAAATGGACGAACGTATTTTTAAATACCTTAAAGATAAAGCAATGGTTAACCAAAATGACCATCTTACTGTAACACACAAAGAAATTTCTGAAGATTTACATACCTCAAGAGTAGTTGTTTCTAGATTACTTAAAAAGTTAGAAAACGAGCGTAAAATTAAATTGTTTAGAAACAGTATACATGTTCTAGAACTGTAA
- a CDS encoding c-type heme family protein, producing the protein MKHYIFILSVLVFFGCKKNDRPSYSSKKEVQQIHPGKKLMENNCYVCHNPTTNQADRIGPPMIAIKKHYISKNTTKEQFIASMQNWIKNPTIENSKMKGAVKRFGVMPKQHFSTETIKQISEYLFDNEIEKPKWFESHYNEEKGMGKGNGKGKHPSTKTGQSNFTNLPYAERGLKYALTTKQVLGKNLMGKIQKEGTIAALEFCNVKAFPLTDSMSVHHNAKIIRVSDKPRNSNNKANKEELKYIKIFKNDFLNDKESKPIVVESSEIVNVYYPIKTNGMCLQCHGTPKTQITENTFSKIKELYPNDKAFGYDINEIRGIWNVSFSK; encoded by the coding sequence ATGAAACACTACATTTTTATATTATCAGTTTTAGTTTTTTTTGGATGTAAGAAAAACGATAGACCATCTTATTCTTCTAAAAAGGAGGTACAACAGATTCATCCTGGTAAAAAACTGATGGAGAACAATTGCTATGTTTGTCATAACCCAACAACAAACCAAGCTGATAGAATTGGTCCACCAATGATTGCTATTAAGAAGCATTATATTTCAAAAAATACTACAAAAGAACAATTTATAGCTTCAATGCAAAATTGGATTAAAAATCCAACTATTGAAAATTCTAAAATGAAAGGTGCTGTAAAACGATTTGGAGTAATGCCAAAACAACATTTTTCTACAGAAACTATAAAACAAATTTCTGAATACCTTTTTGACAATGAAATTGAAAAACCAAAGTGGTTTGAGTCTCATTACAATGAAGAAAAGGGAATGGGTAAAGGTAATGGTAAAGGAAAACATCCTTCAACTAAAACGGGGCAATCTAATTTTACAAATTTGCCTTATGCAGAAAGAGGTCTTAAGTATGCTCTAACTACCAAACAAGTTTTAGGTAAAAACTTAATGGGAAAAATACAAAAAGAAGGTACAATTGCTGCTTTAGAATTTTGTAACGTAAAGGCATTTCCCTTAACAGACAGTATGTCTGTTCACCATAATGCAAAAATTATAAGAGTTTCAGATAAACCGAGAAATAGTAATAATAAGGCGAATAAAGAAGAATTAAAATACATTAAAATTTTTAAAAATGATTTTTTAAATGATAAGGAATCTAAACCTATTGTTGTAGAATCTTCAGAGATTGTAAATGTATATTATCCTATAAAAACAAACGGAATGTGTTTGCAATGTCATGGAACACCAAAAACACAAATCACAGAAAATACGTTTTCTAAAATTAAAGAATTGTATCCAAATGATAAAGCTTTTGGATATGATATTAACGAAATAAGAGGAATTTGGAACGTTTCCTTTAGTAAATAA
- the trxA gene encoding thioredoxin — translation MSKFSEIINQEKPVLVDFFAEWCGPCKMMSPVLKQVKDEFKDKISIIKIDVDKNQSLAAKYQVKGVPTLVLYKAGKQVWRQSGMVQKTDLVAVINNFS, via the coding sequence ATGAGTAAATTTTCAGAAATAATTAATCAAGAAAAACCGGTTTTAGTAGATTTTTTTGCAGAATGGTGTGGGCCTTGCAAAATGATGAGTCCTGTTTTAAAACAAGTAAAAGACGAGTTTAAAGACAAAATATCTATTATAAAAATAGATGTAGATAAAAACCAAAGTTTAGCAGCAAAATACCAAGTTAAAGGTGTACCAACATTAGTTTTATATAAGGCAGGGAAGCAAGTTTGGCGACAATCTGGAATGGTACAAAAAACAGATTTAGTTGCTGTAATTAATAATTTTAGTTAG
- a CDS encoding methyltransferase domain-containing protein, which produces MNLSEDFWSNKYKTDKIGWDLGEVSPPLKAYFDQLENKEIKILIPGGGNSYEAEYLFNKGFKNVYVVDIAKSPLENIKKRIPNFPEAQLIHANFFEIEKTFDLVIEQTFFCAINPDLRPKYAAKMASIVKEKGKLVGLMFDAVLNEDHPPFGGNKAEYLTYFEPYFNSISMEPCYNSYPNRQGMEMFVKIEKF; this is translated from the coding sequence ATGAATTTATCAGAAGATTTTTGGAGTAATAAATATAAAACAGATAAAATAGGTTGGGATTTAGGTGAAGTTTCTCCACCGTTAAAAGCATATTTCGATCAATTAGAAAACAAAGAAATTAAAATCTTAATTCCTGGTGGAGGTAATTCTTACGAAGCAGAATATTTATTCAATAAAGGGTTTAAAAATGTTTATGTGGTAGATATAGCAAAATCACCACTTGAAAATATTAAAAAAAGAATACCTAATTTTCCAGAAGCTCAATTAATACATGCTAATTTTTTCGAAATTGAAAAAACGTTCGATTTAGTAATTGAACAAACTTTTTTCTGTGCTATTAACCCAGATTTAAGACCAAAATACGCTGCTAAAATGGCATCAATCGTAAAAGAAAAAGGAAAATTAGTTGGGCTAATGTTCGACGCTGTTTTAAATGAAGATCATCCACCTTTTGGAGGAAATAAAGCCGAATATTTAACTTATTTCGAGCCTTATTTTAATTCGATTTCTATGGAACCTTGTTACAATTCTTATCCTAATAGACAAGGAATGGAAATGTTTGTGAAAATAGAGAAATTTTAA
- a CDS encoding cytochrome ubiquinol oxidase subunit I — MEDMIFYDRLQFAFTITFHYIFPQLTMGLSLIIVFLKWKYLRSNVEKYNNAAKFLMKIFAINFTMGVVTGIPMEFQFGTNWAKFSELTGGIIGQTLAMEGMFSFFLESSFLALFIFGEKLMGQKLHFLTGFLVFLGSWASGWFILATNAWMQHPVGYEILENGKFVLNNFGALFSNPWLLPAFLHNQMASVVTSSFVVAAIGAFYVLRNKQVEYGKLFLKIGVIFGLVSSLLVAFPTGDWNAKNVAKYQPAAFAAMEGIFETENAGAEIVLIGQPNMVDKKLDNKIAVPNILSFLTYQDWHKQIPGMDQFKEEELPDNIPALYYSYHIMVGLGTIFIGVMFLALFFLWRRKLYNLKPLLWLIMFLVPFPYIANITGWYVAELGRQPYLVYGLLKTSDGISPTVSSGNTLFTLLGFVALYMLLGLLFLVLVGKTINEGPKPKTH, encoded by the coding sequence ATGGAAGACATGATCTTTTACGATAGATTGCAATTCGCATTTACTATCACTTTTCATTATATATTCCCACAATTAACAATGGGTTTATCTTTAATAATTGTTTTTTTAAAGTGGAAATATTTAAGAAGCAATGTTGAAAAATATAACAATGCTGCAAAATTTTTAATGAAAATTTTTGCAATCAATTTTACAATGGGTGTTGTTACAGGTATTCCAATGGAATTTCAATTTGGTACCAATTGGGCAAAGTTTTCGGAATTAACAGGTGGTATTATTGGGCAAACTTTAGCTATGGAAGGTATGTTTTCTTTCTTTTTAGAATCGTCATTTTTAGCACTTTTTATTTTTGGTGAAAAATTAATGGGTCAAAAATTACACTTCCTAACTGGTTTTTTAGTGTTTTTAGGTTCTTGGGCAAGTGGTTGGTTTATTTTAGCTACCAATGCTTGGATGCAACATCCTGTTGGTTATGAAATTTTAGAAAACGGAAAATTTGTGCTCAATAATTTTGGAGCATTATTTTCTAACCCTTGGTTATTGCCTGCTTTTTTACACAATCAAATGGCATCTGTTGTAACATCTTCTTTTGTTGTAGCAGCAATTGGTGCTTTTTATGTTTTAAGAAATAAACAAGTGGAATATGGAAAACTATTTTTAAAAATAGGAGTAATTTTTGGATTAGTTTCCAGTCTTTTAGTAGCTTTTCCAACAGGAGATTGGAATGCTAAAAATGTTGCAAAATACCAACCAGCAGCATTTGCGGCTATGGAAGGAATTTTTGAAACAGAAAATGCAGGCGCAGAAATTGTTTTAATTGGTCAGCCAAATATGGTTGATAAGAAGTTAGATAATAAAATTGCAGTTCCAAACATATTAAGTTTTTTAACCTATCAAGATTGGCATAAACAAATACCAGGAATGGATCAATTTAAAGAAGAAGAATTACCAGATAATATTCCAGCTTTATATTATTCTTATCATATTATGGTTGGTTTAGGAACAATCTTTATTGGTGTAATGTTTTTGGCACTTTTCTTTTTATGGCGAAGAAAATTATACAATTTAAAACCATTACTTTGGTTAATAATGTTTTTAGTACCTTTTCCTTACATAGCAAATATAACAGGTTGGTATGTTGCTGAATTAGGAAGACAACCGTATTTAGTTTACGGATTATTAAAAACAAGCGATGGAATATCACCAACAGTTTCTTCTGGAAATACACTGTTTACTTTACTTGGTTTTGTAGCTTTATATATGTTATTAGGCTTATTATTTTTAGTTTTGGTAGGCAAAACAATTAACGAAGGCCCAAAACCTAAAACACATTAA